A genomic stretch from Candidatus Omnitrophota bacterium includes:
- the gmhA gene encoding D-sedoheptulose 7-phosphate isomerase: protein MKNIIEESIKDSIRTKEGLLKGEVANIEKAARAIIKSLRLGGKVLIFGNGGSAADSQHMAAELVGRFKKERRALAAIALTANTSILTAIGNDYGYDTIFSRQITALSRKGDVAIGISTSGNSQNVLNAIKEAKSLDMGTIGLSGGDGGRLGKACDISIIVAAKDTPRVQESHITIIHILCDLIENELFK, encoded by the coding sequence ATGAAAAATATAATAGAAGAATCTATCAAAGACAGTATACGGACAAAAGAGGGTCTCCTTAAGGGCGAAGTAGCGAATATAGAGAAGGCCGCCAGGGCTATAATAAAGTCGCTTCGTCTGGGCGGGAAGGTGCTCATTTTCGGAAACGGAGGCAGCGCCGCAGACAGCCAGCATATGGCAGCCGAGCTTGTCGGACGTTTCAAGAAAGAGCGCCGCGCGCTTGCGGCCATAGCGCTGACCGCTAATACATCGATCCTGACGGCTATAGGAAATGATTATGGATATGATACTATCTTCTCCAGGCAGATAACGGCTCTCAGCAGGAAGGGCGATGTAGCGATAGGGATATCTACGAGCGGTAATTCCCAAAACGTGCTAAATGCCATCAAGGAAGCCAAATCCCTGGATATGGGCACAATAGGTTTGTCCGGCGGCGACGGCGGCAGGCTGGGCAAAGCTTGCGATATCTCTATAATCGTGGCTGCTAAGGACACTCCCAGGGTGCAGGAATCACACATCACCATAATCCATATACTTTGCGATCTGATCGAAAACGAGCTCTTTAAATAA
- a CDS encoding 6-phosphofructokinase, giving the protein MKMVGVLTGGGDCPGLNAVIRAVVVKASQNNIKVVGIKNGWKGLVRIDTVDLDLNSVSEILYRGGTILGTSRTNPYKKPDDVKNVIDNYKALRLDALIAIGGEDTLGVANKLNKENKGINVVGCPKTIDNDLNATDYTFGFDTAVNIATEAIDRLRTTAESHHRVMVVEVMGRHAGWLALHSGIASGANIVLIPEIAIDLDEVSSILKKRKAAGHEFSIVVTAEGAQFKAGQTVLKEQELDSFGHVRLGGIGETLAGEIEKRTGIETRTTVLGHIQRGGTPSAFDRFLATRFGVTAMDLVLAGKFGYMASLRGTDVTGVPIQDAVGTLKTVDVKLYDIARTFFG; this is encoded by the coding sequence ATGAAGATGGTTGGCGTATTAACAGGTGGCGGAGATTGCCCCGGCTTGAACGCTGTGATAAGGGCGGTTGTCGTAAAAGCATCCCAGAACAATATAAAAGTAGTCGGTATCAAGAACGGATGGAAAGGCCTTGTCCGGATCGATACGGTAGATCTCGACCTTAATTCCGTTTCCGAGATATTGTATAGAGGCGGGACCATTCTAGGCACGTCCAGGACTAATCCTTATAAGAAACCGGATGACGTTAAGAATGTTATTGATAATTATAAGGCGCTCAGGCTCGACGCTCTTATCGCTATAGGCGGCGAGGATACCCTCGGAGTCGCCAATAAGCTTAACAAGGAAAATAAGGGCATCAATGTAGTGGGATGTCCTAAGACCATCGATAACGATCTTAACGCGACAGATTATACGTTCGGCTTTGATACGGCCGTAAATATCGCTACTGAAGCCATCGACAGGCTGCGCACCACCGCGGAGAGCCACCACCGCGTAATGGTAGTCGAGGTGATGGGCCGCCATGCGGGATGGCTGGCGCTCCATTCAGGGATCGCGTCGGGAGCGAATATCGTATTGATCCCTGAGATCGCGATAGACCTTGATGAGGTCTCGTCGATATTAAAGAAGAGAAAAGCGGCGGGCCATGAATTTTCCATAGTGGTTACGGCGGAGGGCGCGCAGTTCAAAGCCGGACAGACAGTGCTGAAAGAGCAGGAGCTCGACTCGTTCGGCCATGTAAGGCTGGGCGGCATCGGAGAGACGCTGGCAGGAGAGATAGAAAAGAGGACCGGGATAGAGACGAGGACCACGGTCCTCGGCCATATTCAGAGAGGCGGGACCCCGAGCGCTTTTGACAGATTTCTTGCCACGCGTTTCGGCGTAACGGCGATGGACCTGGTCCTTGCCGGAAAGTTCGGTTACATGGCCAGTCTAAGAGGTACCGATGTAACAGGAGTTCCTATTCAGGACGCTGTCGGCACGCTCAAAACCGTTGATGTGAAATTATATGATATAGCCAGGACGTTCTTTGGATGA
- the amaP gene encoding alkaline shock response membrane anchor protein AmaP → MRFLGGLTLFFYTFVFLLVGGFFIVIAMNLVTQESIVTTLNTIYTTPNARLCLGITGALLIFISILVMQIAMGKLTREKTIAFENPDGQVTISLSAIEDFIKRALKQLPEVKELRPNVRATKKGITIINRVTLFSDISIPETTEKIQNLVKARVQDMLGVEEPITIKVHVVKIAHKEETAKSFKKDDKLQAPQFRGNIEY, encoded by the coding sequence ATGAGATTTCTTGGCGGATTGACCTTATTCTTCTACACATTTGTATTTTTACTGGTCGGGGGGTTCTTTATAGTAATAGCCATGAACCTGGTCACGCAGGAATCGATAGTGACCACGTTAAACACGATCTATACCACCCCGAACGCGCGTCTTTGCCTAGGTATCACCGGGGCGCTCCTGATCTTCATAAGCATACTGGTCATGCAGATAGCTATGGGAAAACTGACCAGGGAAAAGACTATAGCCTTTGAAAACCCCGACGGGCAGGTGACCATAAGCCTGAGCGCGATAGAGGATTTTATAAAGAGAGCCCTGAAGCAGCTGCCCGAGGTCAAAGAATTGAGGCCGAACGTAAGGGCTACCAAGAAGGGTATAACGATAATAAACAGAGTTACGCTCTTTTCGGACATCAGCATACCGGAGACCACCGAGAAGATACAGAATCTGGTAAAGGCGAGGGTGCAGGATATGCTGGGTGTGGAAGAGCCTATCACTATCAAGGTCCATGTGGTCAAGATCGCCCACAAGGAAGAGACGGCAAAGAGCTTTAAAAAAGACGATAAGCTTCAAGCCCCGCAGTTCAGAGGCAACATAGAGTATTAA
- a CDS encoding Asp23/Gls24 family envelope stress response protein has protein sequence MTNGITHRDRATDLGVVRINNEAITTIASIAAMEVKGVHKMGGGIKKALHQVFFRGDTSGGVKISLKESEIKLIVSIVVEYGVDIPRVADEVQNSVKHAVERMTGLIMSEVDVVVDGVHTPSSQDKEKRRGSSI, from the coding sequence ATGACGAACGGCATAACGCACAGGGATAGGGCTACGGATCTTGGCGTGGTAAGGATAAATAACGAAGCCATTACGACTATAGCGTCCATCGCCGCGATGGAGGTCAAAGGAGTCCATAAGATGGGCGGCGGGATAAAGAAAGCGCTGCATCAGGTATTTTTTCGGGGAGACACATCCGGCGGTGTGAAGATAAGCTTGAAAGAAAGCGAGATAAAACTTATCGTTTCGATAGTGGTCGAATATGGCGTGGATATACCGAGGGTCGCGGATGAAGTTCAGAACAGCGTTAAGCATGCCGTGGAGAGGATGACAGGGCTCATCATGTCGGAGGTGGATGTTGTTGTCGATGGTGTGCATACGCCTTCTTCGCAGGATAAAGAAAAGAGGAGGGGAAGCTCAATATGA
- the accC gene encoding acetyl-CoA carboxylase biotin carboxylase subunit: MFSKILIANRGEVALRIIRAAKELGISTVAVYSQPDINSLHVKYADEAICIGSAASANSYLNIPGIISAAEITDVEAIHPGYGFLAEDAHFAEICESCKIKFIGPTPENMRRMGDKMAAKDSAKKAGVPTIPGSKACVKTKEEAIRIAKEMKYPVIIKASAGGGGKGMRICHNDVRLISAFLTAQREAEAAFGNPDVYIEKFIERPRHIEVQMLGDAHGHIIHLGERDCTIQRRHQKLIEESPSPILSEKLRKKMGEAAIKCARSIGYVSAGTIEFLLDEDNSFYFMEMNTRIQVEHPVTEAVTGIDIVKEQLKIAAGERLAYKQEDIKFDGHAIECRINAEDPDNDFMPCPGKIDTFNVPGGRGVRVDTHAYQGYTISPYYDSMIGKLIVHGKNRQEAVSICKRALDEFTIEPIKTTISFHKKVMNNPAFLKGKFSTDFVEKLFDKTQV, from the coding sequence ATGTTCTCTAAAATATTGATAGCGAATAGAGGCGAGGTGGCTTTAAGGATAATAAGGGCCGCGAAGGAACTCGGCATAAGCACAGTCGCCGTATACTCGCAGCCTGATATAAACAGCCTGCATGTGAAATATGCGGATGAGGCTATATGCATCGGGTCCGCGGCAAGCGCCAATAGTTATTTGAATATACCCGGCATTATCAGCGCGGCGGAGATAACAGACGTCGAGGCCATACATCCCGGTTATGGTTTTCTAGCGGAGGACGCCCATTTTGCCGAGATATGCGAATCGTGCAAGATAAAGTTTATAGGGCCAACACCGGAGAATATGAGGCGGATGGGAGATAAGATGGCCGCCAAAGATTCGGCGAAGAAGGCGGGCGTGCCGACCATACCGGGGTCCAAAGCGTGCGTCAAGACCAAAGAAGAAGCTATAAGGATCGCCAAAGAGATGAAATACCCCGTCATAATTAAAGCGTCGGCGGGCGGCGGCGGAAAAGGAATGCGCATATGCCACAACGATGTCAGGCTCATCAGCGCTTTTCTTACGGCTCAGAGGGAAGCCGAGGCTGCGTTCGGTAATCCGGATGTCTATATTGAAAAGTTCATTGAGCGCCCGCGGCATATCGAGGTCCAGATGCTCGGTGACGCGCACGGACATATAATTCATCTGGGGGAAAGAGATTGCACTATCCAGAGGAGGCACCAGAAGCTGATCGAGGAATCTCCGTCCCCTATTTTAAGCGAGAAACTGCGCAAGAAGATGGGCGAGGCGGCGATAAAATGCGCCAGGTCGATCGGATATGTGAGCGCGGGGACGATAGAATTCCTTCTGGACGAGGACAATTCTTTCTACTTCATGGAGATGAACACCAGAATCCAGGTCGAGCATCCTGTAACCGAAGCGGTCACAGGCATAGATATTGTGAAGGAACAGCTGAAGATAGCCGCCGGCGAGAGGCTCGCATATAAACAGGAAGATATAAAGTTTGACGGTCATGCCATAGAATGCCGTATAAACGCGGAGGACCCTGATAATGACTTTATGCCGTGCCCCGGGAAGATAGACACCTTCAACGTACCCGGAGGACGGGGCGTCAGGGTGGACACGCACGCGTACCAGGGTTACACGATATCTCCCTATTACGATTCTATGATAGGCAAGCTCATAGTCCATGGCAAAAACAGGCAAGAGGCCGTCAGTATATGTAAGAGGGCCCTGGATGAATTCACTATAGAGCCGATAAAGACGACCATATCTTTTCATAAAAAGGTAATGAATAACCCCGCGTTCCTGAAAGGTAAATTCTCTACGGATTTTGTTGAAAAACTTTTCGATAAGACGCAGGTTTAA
- the accB gene encoding acetyl-CoA carboxylase biotin carboxyl carrier protein produces MYIKEIKDMINLMNENNLTELEIEKEGVRIKLRKGSGGIERAVEFVPAVPQNTVQSEKSAAETGKAEEKKNTLDIKSPMVGTFYRAASPESPPYVNMGDTVSPGQVICIIEAMKLMNEIKSEVKGKIVDIQVDNAEPVEFGQVLFVIEPV; encoded by the coding sequence ATGTATATTAAAGAAATAAAAGACATGATCAACCTGATGAATGAAAATAACCTGACCGAGCTTGAGATCGAGAAGGAAGGCGTGCGGATCAAGCTAAGGAAGGGTTCGGGCGGGATAGAGAGGGCTGTCGAGTTTGTCCCTGCCGTTCCTCAAAACACCGTTCAGAGCGAAAAATCTGCCGCAGAGACCGGCAAGGCGGAAGAGAAGAAGAATACCCTGGACATCAAATCTCCTATGGTAGGAACATTTTACCGCGCGGCATCCCCTGAATCTCCGCCGTATGTTAATATGGGAGATACCGTATCTCCCGGACAGGTGATATGTATAATTGAGGCCATGAAGCTGATGAACGAGATAAAATCCGAAGTTAAAGGCAAGATAGTTGACATACAGGTCGATAACGCTGAACCTGTCGAATTCGGCCAGGTCCTGTTCGTAATAGAACCGGTATAG
- a CDS encoding Xaa-Pro peptidase family protein — protein MITKLNYQRRLALLKNGLKVNALDSILITNQANVTYMSGFPGHDSMVLITPDKNFFITDSRYIEEAEKTLDGFQVKLVEISTYDTVSDIVKKHRLKKIGFEAMDLPYGVAVRLYKLIKNAKLAPCKDMVESIRSIKDSDEIALIRESVSLNKKVFDVVADRVKPGISEKALAVIVESTFINEGARSAFEPIIASGENASKPHAVPDCVSIKNNSFVMVDIGAKLNGYCSDLTRMITLGRVKDKFKKMYAIVKTAQDKAIEMIRPGVKIRDIDAAGRDHIKGEGFGKYFGHSLGHGIGLSVHEKPTISSIGEGLIAPGMVFTVEPAIYIPGFGGVRIEDMVLVTNKGCEVLTR, from the coding sequence GTGATAACGAAATTAAATTACCAAAGAAGGCTTGCTCTTTTAAAAAATGGACTGAAAGTAAACGCTCTTGACTCAATACTTATAACAAACCAGGCCAACGTTACTTATATGAGCGGATTTCCCGGGCACGATTCCATGGTTCTGATAACGCCAGATAAGAATTTCTTCATAACGGATTCCCGCTATATCGAAGAGGCTGAAAAGACGTTAGACGGGTTTCAGGTAAAATTGGTGGAGATATCCACCTACGATACGGTATCGGATATCGTTAAGAAGCATCGCTTGAAAAAGATCGGCTTCGAAGCTATGGATCTTCCGTATGGTGTGGCTGTAAGGCTGTATAAACTTATAAAAAACGCGAAGCTTGCTCCTTGTAAAGATATGGTCGAGAGCATAAGATCAATAAAAGATTCCGACGAGATAGCCTTGATAAGAGAATCGGTCTCTCTTAACAAAAAAGTTTTCGATGTTGTAGCTGACCGGGTAAAGCCGGGCATATCGGAGAAAGCGCTTGCCGTGATAGTGGAATCGACATTTATAAATGAGGGCGCCAGATCGGCTTTTGAGCCCATAATAGCTTCAGGTGAGAACGCGTCAAAACCTCATGCGGTACCTGACTGCGTAAGCATAAAAAATAACAGTTTTGTCATGGTCGATATCGGCGCTAAACTTAACGGCTACTGCTCGGACCTTACCAGGATGATCACCCTTGGCCGTGTTAAAGACAAATTTAAAAAGATGTATGCTATCGTGAAGACAGCTCAGGATAAGGCTATCGAAATGATACGCCCCGGCGTCAAAATACGTGATATAGACGCCGCGGGACGCGATCATATAAAAGGCGAAGGATTCGGCAAATACTTCGGGCACTCGCTCGGACATGGCATAGGCTTGAGCGTTCATGAAAAGCCCACCATCTCAAGCATCGGCGAAGGCTTGATTGCCCCGGGAATGGTATTCACGGTCGAGCCGGCAATATATATACCGGGGTTTGGAGGGGTCAGGATAGAGGATATGGTTCTTGTGACGAATAAAGGATGTGAAGTTCTTACAAGGTAG
- the aroQ gene encoding type II 3-dehydroquinate dehydratase, whose translation MKKILVIHGPNLNLLGKREVDVYGSVTIDEINAELEKTAKAMKVSLDIVQSNHEGEIVEAIGSAGGKFDAILINPAAYTHTSVAIRDAISAVKLPTVEVHLSNIYKREEFRHISLIAPVADGQISGFGKMSYILGLEAAIGLLDK comes from the coding sequence ATGAAGAAGATACTTGTGATTCACGGCCCGAATTTGAATTTGCTGGGTAAGCGCGAAGTCGATGTATACGGCAGCGTGACCATAGATGAGATAAACGCCGAACTGGAAAAGACGGCGAAGGCCATGAAGGTGAGCCTCGATATAGTGCAGTCGAATCATGAGGGCGAGATCGTGGAAGCGATAGGCTCAGCCGGTGGAAAGTTCGACGCCATCCTTATAAACCCGGCCGCATATACACATACCAGCGTCGCCATAAGGGACGCTATAAGCGCCGTAAAGCTGCCCACCGTCGAAGTTCATCTTTCGAATATATATAAAAGAGAGGAATTCCGTCACATATCGTTGATAGCTCCGGTGGCCGACGGCCAGATATCCGGTTTCGGCAAGATGAGCTATATCCTTGGTCTAGAAGCTGCTATAGGACTTTTGGATAAGTGA
- a CDS encoding Trm112 family protein: protein MIDKELLDILACPACKADVRLEGERIVCVKCGRRYPVKDDIPIMLIDEAELPSGAKEGGKR, encoded by the coding sequence ATGATCGATAAAGAGCTCCTGGATATTTTGGCATGTCCGGCATGCAAAGCGGATGTAAGACTCGAAGGCGAAAGGATAGTTTGCGTAAAGTGCGGGCGGCGCTATCCGGTCAAAGACGATATACCTATAATGCTGATAGATGAGGCCGAACTTCCATCCGGAGCGAAAGAAGGTGGCAAGCGATGA
- a CDS encoding lysylphosphatidylglycerol synthase transmembrane domain-containing protein — MKKKIGPFLRTAVSLLLIIILLYIMRGKYGDIVEALKNTNMYIFALAFAAFMLASIIASFRLKLIIEAQDISLRFREALSLTLIGYFFNNFLPTSIGGDVVKAHYLSKHSRDTAGSYTSVFVDRAVGLVTMIFMAFAALILAGANIVDRGVAITIYAITAISIIGIIFLANKKFARKFSKLIVLVKPIEAQLRNLYESTNKYRHRISLMIATLCISVVSQLFYFVCYGILAVSIGSKIPAIDLLLKMPIVSMMSLLPSINGLGVREGSMVVLFGPLTGKENALAIGILMIMLLLITSVIGGVIYALSPQFKMKLKEIKKEGENL, encoded by the coding sequence ATGAAAAAGAAGATAGGCCCTTTCTTAAGAACAGCCGTCAGCTTATTGCTCATAATAATATTACTTTATATTATGAGGGGTAAGTATGGCGATATAGTGGAGGCGCTGAAGAATACCAATATGTATATCTTCGCCTTGGCGTTCGCGGCGTTTATGCTCGCCTCTATAATAGCCAGTTTCAGGCTGAAGCTCATAATCGAGGCCCAGGACATAAGCTTGAGGTTCCGGGAGGCCTTGTCACTCACCTTAATAGGCTACTTTTTCAATAACTTCCTTCCGACATCCATCGGAGGAGATGTAGTAAAAGCCCACTACCTTTCAAAACATAGCCGGGATACTGCCGGCTCATATACATCGGTATTTGTCGATAGAGCGGTAGGGCTGGTCACAATGATATTTATGGCTTTCGCCGCATTGATACTGGCAGGGGCCAACATAGTGGATAGAGGCGTAGCCATCACTATCTACGCTATAACCGCTATCTCCATCATAGGGATAATCTTTCTTGCCAATAAAAAGTTCGCGAGGAAATTTTCCAAATTAATCGTTCTGGTAAAACCCATAGAAGCGCAATTGAGAAATCTCTATGAGTCGACTAATAAATATCGCCATCGAATAAGTTTAATGATAGCCACGCTCTGCATATCGGTGGTCAGCCAGCTCTTCTATTTTGTCTGTTACGGCATCCTCGCCGTAAGCATAGGGTCAAAGATCCCCGCAATCGACCTTTTGCTGAAGATGCCGATAGTTAGTATGATGAGTCTCTTGCCGTCAATAAATGGCCTCGGAGTGCGGGAGGGGTCCATGGTCGTATTATTCGGGCCCCTGACAGGCAAGGAGAATGCTCTGGCGATAGGCATTCTCATGATAATGCTGCTCTTAATAACAAGCGTCATAGGCGGGGTCATCTACGCCTTAAGTCCTCAATTTAAGATGAAACTTAAGGAGATCAAGAAGGAGGGGGAGAACTTATGA
- a CDS encoding DNA recombination protein RmuC — MLLNALLFIALGVLAFAIFYLIIRIRDISVDVRYLSEKLPVSDEMRKQASNTIESLNERIGSLNQKAQQINDVMNEVTGLRNMFIMPKGAGAIGERLLEKALHDVLPADMFETQLRLSSGTVDFAIKFKEYIVPIDSKLSLEDFNKMLSAHDEAQKRAHWKAFSSAVKKRIDETAKYILPGERTTDFALMYIASEGVYYEAFVKNKQFGEDNILIDYALKKKVYPTSPQTIYPYLMTILQGMKALKIEESAKEILSKVTALRNDYERFKAIYNIIITHIENAHSKHNNEAHGAITKLEQHISGLEHNNPL, encoded by the coding sequence ATGCTTTTAAATGCGCTGCTCTTCATTGCGCTTGGGGTATTGGCTTTCGCGATATTTTATCTGATAATCCGGATAAGAGACATCTCCGTTGATGTGCGGTACCTGTCCGAAAAACTGCCGGTTTCGGACGAAATGCGTAAGCAGGCCTCCAACACTATTGAAAGCCTTAATGAGCGCATCGGAAGCCTTAATCAAAAAGCCCAGCAGATCAACGACGTGATGAACGAGGTGACGGGCCTCCGCAATATGTTTATAATGCCGAAGGGCGCCGGGGCGATAGGCGAAAGGCTTCTGGAGAAAGCGCTTCATGATGTATTGCCGGCCGATATGTTTGAGACTCAACTGCGCCTGAGTTCGGGAACGGTCGATTTTGCAATTAAATTCAAAGAATATATCGTGCCCATCGATTCGAAACTTTCGCTGGAAGATTTCAATAAGATGCTGTCCGCGCACGATGAAGCGCAGAAACGAGCCCACTGGAAAGCTTTCTCAAGCGCGGTTAAAAAGAGGATAGACGAGACGGCAAAATATATACTGCCGGGCGAAAGGACGACAGATTTTGCGCTGATGTATATAGCTTCGGAAGGCGTTTATTACGAGGCCTTCGTAAAGAATAAACAGTTCGGGGAAGATAATATCCTGATTGATTATGCCCTTAAGAAGAAGGTCTATCCCACGTCTCCGCAGACAATATACCCTTACCTTATGACTATATTGCAGGGAATGAAAGCATTGAAGATAGAAGAGAGCGCCAAGGAGATATTATCCAAGGTTACCGCGCTGCGTAATGATTACGAACGCTTTAAGGCCATCTACAATATAATAATAACCCACATAGAGAACGCACACTCGAAACACAATAATGAAGCCCACGGCGCGATCACGAAACTCGAGCAGCATATCTCCGGCCTCGAGCACAATAATCCGCTATAA
- a CDS encoding DUF1844 domain-containing protein, whose product MGEEKKEELKKKVDESWKEAVSKDRAAPSEEKASKTPEMPEVTFGLFISGLLMEALIALGDLEHPVTKKKELNALHAKFIIETLTMLKDKTKNNLAKEEADSLEAVLYDLRMRFVQKAGK is encoded by the coding sequence ATGGGTGAAGAGAAGAAGGAAGAGCTGAAGAAGAAAGTAGATGAGTCATGGAAAGAAGCCGTTTCGAAAGATAGGGCTGCGCCTTCCGAGGAAAAAGCCTCGAAGACCCCGGAGATGCCCGAAGTGACATTTGGACTATTTATTTCCGGGCTTCTCATGGAAGCGCTGATAGCCCTCGGCGACCTAGAGCATCCTGTCACTAAAAAGAAAGAGTTAAACGCCCTCCACGCGAAATTTATCATTGAAACCCTTACGATGTTAAAGGATAAGACAAAGAATAATCTGGCTAAAGAAGAGGCGGATTCTCTAGAGGCTGTACTGTATGATCTTCGGATGAGGTTCGTCCAGAAAGCGGGTAAATAG
- a CDS encoding patatin-like phospholipase family protein has translation MFDFLNNKKRRKVALVLGGGSARGLAHIGVLKILEREKIPIDSIVGTSMGAMIGAAYSVGVPISQMEERAYKFTMKKILDPTMPSMGLLAGVKLEATIKHLIDSKQFEDCKIPLAVVTNDIETGEEVVFQKGNLIKVVRASCSWPGIFNPVRIDGRLLSDGGIKHSVPTKIARDLGADYVIAVDVGFCVRRGKIDNIFQMIVQSFQIMGEELNQYQSRDADSVIKVYLTDIDQAAFDKSREIIAKGAEAAEAGIEQIKRDLRV, from the coding sequence ATGTTCGATTTTCTTAATAATAAAAAGCGGAGAAAGGTGGCGCTCGTTTTGGGAGGAGGATCCGCGAGAGGTTTAGCGCACATAGGAGTCCTGAAGATACTCGAAAGGGAGAAAATACCGATCGATAGTATTGTCGGCACCAGCATGGGGGCCATGATCGGAGCCGCTTACTCTGTAGGTGTCCCCATATCCCAGATGGAAGAACGCGCATACAAGTTTACGATGAAAAAAATACTTGACCCCACAATGCCTTCGATGGGGCTTCTTGCAGGCGTGAAACTGGAGGCCACGATCAAGCACCTGATAGACAGTAAGCAATTCGAAGACTGTAAGATACCGCTTGCGGTGGTGACTAACGATATCGAGACGGGAGAAGAGGTGGTCTTCCAGAAAGGCAATCTGATAAAGGTCGTGCGCGCCAGCTGTTCATGGCCCGGCATATTCAATCCTGTGAGAATTGACGGAAGGCTTCTTTCGGACGGCGGTATTAAACATAGCGTGCCGACCAAGATCGCCAGGGATCTGGGCGCTGATTATGTGATAGCGGTGGATGTGGGCTTCTGCGTAAGGAGGGGCAAGATCGATAATATATTCCAGATGATAGTCCAGTCATTCCAGATAATGGGTGAAGAGTTGAACCAGTATCAATCCCGCGATGCGGACTCTGTAATAAAAGTTTATCTTACGGATATAGACCAGGCAGCGTTCGACAAGTCACGCGAGATAATAGCAAAAGGTGCTGAGGCCGCGGAAGCGGGAATAGAACAGATAAAGAGAGACCTGAGGGTATAA
- the amrB gene encoding AmmeMemoRadiSam system protein B has product MVRETVVAGQFYPGSREALRRAVCELVDPNAKKEDAIGAISPHAGYIYSGSVAGSVFSAMKPKKRYVILGPNHTGLGEAFGLDKNDSWKTPLGNIGIDRVLAGAIMENCAYIKNDSLSHQHEHSIEVQLPFLQVLQKDFKIVPIVVSYADMSIYKKIGEAIAGAIKTMKLEKEVTIIASSDMTHYESHESVKKKDSIAIDAMLELDETKLVKKVLELDITMCGYAPAAIMITAAKELGAKHAKLVKYQTSGDTSGDYLSVVGYAGIIIS; this is encoded by the coding sequence ATGGTCAGAGAAACGGTTGTCGCGGGTCAGTTCTATCCTGGATCCAGAGAGGCATTAAGGCGCGCGGTCTGTGAACTGGTCGATCCGAACGCGAAGAAAGAAGACGCCATTGGCGCCATTTCACCGCATGCGGGGTATATATATTCCGGTTCTGTGGCGGGAAGCGTATTCTCGGCTATGAAACCGAAGAAAAGATACGTAATACTAGGGCCGAATCATACGGGTTTAGGCGAGGCCTTTGGGCTGGATAAGAACGATTCCTGGAAAACACCTCTGGGCAATATCGGGATAGACAGGGTTCTTGCGGGCGCGATAATGGAAAACTGCGCATACATAAAGAACGACAGCCTGTCGCATCAGCATGAGCATTCCATAGAAGTGCAGCTCCCGTTTTTACAGGTCCTGCAAAAAGATTTTAAGATCGTGCCAATCGTGGTATCGTACGCGGACATGAGTATATATAAAAAAATCGGGGAAGCGATAGCCGGCGCCATCAAAACCATGAAACTTGAAAAAGAGGTCACGATAATAGCGTCGAGCGACATGACTCATTATGAATCGCATGAAAGCGTTAAAAAGAAAGATTCGATCGCGATCGATGCTATGCTGGAGCTGGACGAAACAAAGCTTGTTAAAAAGGTATTGGAGCTCGACATAACTATGTGCGGCTACGCGCCTGCGGCCATTATGATAACAGCGGCGAAGGAGCTTGGCGCAAAACATGCAAAGCTGGTAAAGTATCAGACCAGCGGCGATACATCGGGGGATTATCTGTCCGTGGTCGGCTATGCCGGAATAATAATAAGTTAG